One stretch of Rosistilla oblonga DNA includes these proteins:
- a CDS encoding TolC family protein: MEAVNQIILARRLAAAKFRSFAIVGLIACVGLPNLGCNRALYRKKADREAYQLIDEKVCHSGEDPGHALRIEIDSQSRMFDPFDPDRPPMPKDDPKSNTYMNCVDGKRGYPLWHANGDTNTAENPDWWRFLPLDERGVLVLDSDTAFQLARLNSPGYQQELETLYLSALDVSSERFRFDTQFFGGLQSFYTADGPLRSGSGGESSSNLAVGPYSVGQRPWSMQRSFTTGADLVVGMANSIVWEFSGPDTQSASTILDFTLVQPLLRNAGRDRVMERLTLSERRLLANVRAFERYRRSFYLSITTGRSVDAGPSRSGGVFGVGLEGFSGLGGGFAGLGGGGNLGIGGGGGVAQAGGFLGLLQDQLQIQNQEENVARLRENLLLLNDTLVEMLTTIPADQEAIPRQRLQVAQAQQALLSAQSQLVNQQAAFNASVDSFLGDLGLPPYLCVEIRDPVLNQFQLISPDLKDRRNQVSDIRTVVGNINTRLLETGREAINPATNLPELKITWTPEVAQLLADLNGQLVPLSELQKTFIETDLPGLKRDIEALAEAVPDRQRSSSQLLNIYQTEKDQICTLLPLTMVDKALFDPTDFNRIGQGLIDDYNKLEKRMTAYAIEINTIDQGLQEMLQSRASQTAAQADADGSLSQQIRDNGILAAQDLIAAIAEDVLVMQLIQARARIESVSLPEVDISAPEALEIARQQRRDWANARASLVDSWRLIEFNADNLESSLDITFSGDLQNTDSNPFKLNGDAGRLRAGLQWDAPLTRLQERNTYRQSLIEYQQARRNYYQYEDGVWQLLRGQIRQLRANQVNFELQRSAVRMAAEQISLNEDLRLLREARGLSSGPTAARDIIFALSDLLNAQNGFLNIWVNYEVVRRNLDLDMGTMELTPDGYWIDPGVITAQTVGISGDLVGDGPGMIVEATEMDIP; this comes from the coding sequence ATGGAAGCCGTTAACCAGATCATTCTTGCGCGGCGTTTGGCCGCGGCGAAGTTCAGGTCATTTGCCATCGTAGGGCTGATTGCTTGCGTCGGCCTCCCCAACCTTGGCTGTAACCGTGCGCTGTATCGCAAAAAGGCGGATCGCGAAGCGTACCAATTGATCGACGAGAAGGTCTGTCACAGCGGGGAAGATCCCGGGCACGCGCTGCGGATCGAGATCGACAGCCAGAGCCGGATGTTCGATCCGTTTGATCCCGATCGCCCGCCGATGCCCAAGGACGATCCTAAATCGAACACCTACATGAACTGCGTCGACGGCAAGCGGGGTTATCCGCTGTGGCACGCCAACGGCGACACAAACACGGCGGAGAATCCCGATTGGTGGCGGTTCCTGCCGTTGGATGAGCGCGGCGTGCTGGTGCTCGATTCCGACACCGCGTTCCAATTGGCGCGGTTGAATTCCCCCGGCTACCAACAAGAACTCGAAACCCTCTACCTGTCGGCGTTGGATGTCAGCAGCGAACGGTTCCGCTTCGACACGCAATTCTTCGGCGGCTTGCAATCCTTTTATACAGCCGACGGACCGTTGCGTTCGGGATCTGGCGGCGAGAGCAGTTCGAATCTGGCCGTCGGCCCCTACAGCGTTGGCCAACGCCCCTGGTCGATGCAGCGCAGCTTCACCACCGGTGCCGACCTCGTCGTCGGGATGGCGAATTCGATCGTATGGGAATTTAGCGGCCCCGACACGCAAAGCGCTTCGACAATCCTCGACTTTACGCTCGTTCAACCGCTGTTGCGCAATGCCGGCCGCGACCGCGTGATGGAACGACTGACCCTCTCCGAACGGCGGCTGTTGGCGAACGTTCGCGCCTTCGAACGCTACCGCCGCAGTTTCTATCTTTCGATCACAACCGGTCGCAGCGTCGATGCGGGCCCATCGCGCAGCGGCGGCGTCTTCGGCGTCGGCCTGGAAGGCTTCTCGGGACTCGGCGGCGGCTTCGCAGGACTCGGCGGCGGCGGAAACCTGGGGATCGGCGGTGGCGGCGGCGTCGCTCAAGCGGGCGGCTTCCTGGGATTGCTGCAGGATCAACTGCAGATTCAAAACCAAGAGGAAAACGTGGCGCGGCTGCGTGAGAACCTGCTGCTGCTGAACGATACGCTTGTCGAAATGTTGACCACGATCCCCGCCGACCAAGAAGCGATCCCACGGCAACGGCTGCAAGTCGCTCAGGCTCAACAAGCCCTCCTGTCGGCACAAAGCCAATTGGTCAATCAACAAGCGGCATTTAACGCATCGGTCGACTCATTCCTGGGCGACCTGGGACTGCCTCCGTACCTCTGCGTCGAGATCCGCGACCCCGTGCTGAATCAATTCCAATTGATCTCGCCCGATCTGAAAGACCGTCGCAACCAGGTCTCCGACATCCGTACCGTCGTCGGCAACATCAACACGCGGCTGCTGGAAACAGGGCGTGAGGCGATCAACCCTGCGACCAATCTTCCCGAGCTGAAAATCACTTGGACGCCGGAAGTTGCCCAGTTGCTGGCAGATCTGAACGGACAACTGGTTCCGCTGTCAGAGCTGCAGAAGACGTTTATCGAAACCGACCTGCCAGGACTGAAACGCGATATCGAAGCGTTGGCCGAAGCGGTTCCCGATCGCCAGCGATCCTCGTCGCAACTGTTGAACATCTACCAAACCGAAAAGGATCAGATCTGCACGCTGCTGCCGTTGACGATGGTCGACAAAGCCTTGTTTGATCCGACCGATTTCAATCGGATCGGGCAGGGGTTGATCGATGATTACAACAAGCTTGAGAAACGGATGACCGCGTATGCGATCGAGATCAATACGATCGACCAAGGGCTGCAGGAAATGTTGCAGTCGCGAGCATCGCAAACGGCCGCTCAAGCCGACGCCGATGGTTCGCTGTCGCAACAGATTCGCGACAACGGCATCCTCGCTGCTCAAGATCTGATCGCTGCGATCGCCGAAGACGTGTTGGTGATGCAGCTGATCCAGGCCCGAGCCCGGATCGAAAGCGTGTCGCTGCCGGAAGTCGATATCAGCGCCCCCGAGGCTCTCGAGATCGCGCGGCAACAACGACGCGACTGGGCCAACGCTCGCGCTTCGCTTGTCGATTCATGGCGTCTGATCGAATTTAACGCCGACAACCTGGAAAGCTCGCTCGACATCACCTTCAGCGGCGACCTGCAGAACACCGACAGCAATCCGTTTAAACTCAACGGCGATGCGGGACGCCTGCGTGCTGGCCTGCAATGGGACGCACCGCTGACCCGACTGCAGGAACGCAACACCTACCGGCAATCGCTTATCGAATACCAACAAGCTCGCCGTAATTATTATCAGTACGAGGACGGCGTATGGCAGTTGCTGCGAGGCCAGATCCGCCAACTGCGAGCCAACCAGGTGAACTTCGAACTGCAACGCTCCGCGGTCCGTATGGCGGCTGAACAGATCAGTTTGAACGAAGACTTGCGACTGTTGCGAGAGGCTCGCGGATTGTCGAGCGGCCCGACCGCGGCTCGCGATATTATCTTCGCGTTAAGCGATCTGTTGAACGCTCAAAACGGCTTCCTAAACATCTGGGTCAACTACGAAGTTGTGCGGCGAAACCTCGATCTCGATATGGGAACAATGGAATTGACTCCCGATGGCTATTGGATCGATCCGGGCGTGATTACTGCCCAGACCGTCGGCATCAGCGGTGATCTCGTGGGCGATGGCCCAGGGATGATCGTCGAAGCAACCGAAATGGACATCCCGTAA
- a CDS encoding replicative DNA helicase: MTSAAEEIAEFEEMLTAAILVDASAGGNAIDEVRSKITSRDFTLPAARRLFAAFEDIRDSGGVPDILPVVQHLRDSNGETVSTRYLRELAGKGLAHNIDYYVGKIVDRVCHERHRKFHADLGGLIDGGASRPELLEFIERFSTSLTGGISQSQIRNAYDIGQSVLANLRDAKQTGRERGIRTGIVPLDEHTNGLQPSTLTTIAARTSVGKSALGLQIADHACLAGYHVLYCSMEMSGEELMGRNVSNDCGIDSSLIAGCALDGSMVTDSELSEIAVSIERYREKHLLIWDPPSRSITVSDIRRRAKAMHIDRPLSLCVIDYIDLVKPADRQTGRRDIELGDIAKGLKSLATELKIPVVVLAQINRAGTNRDGSKNEAKPDLQHIADSDQVARDSDNVWILHRPRLDEPATSLLIRKQRGAPVCEIPLHMALPKTQFTEPPISSHTNFNKDLPSDQLDYDTLVRRD; the protein is encoded by the coding sequence ATGACATCCGCCGCCGAAGAGATCGCCGAATTCGAAGAAATGTTGACCGCTGCAATCTTGGTCGACGCATCCGCCGGAGGCAACGCCATCGACGAAGTGCGGTCGAAGATCACGAGCCGAGACTTCACGCTGCCAGCGGCCCGTCGATTGTTTGCAGCGTTCGAGGACATCCGCGATAGCGGCGGGGTGCCTGACATCCTGCCCGTGGTTCAGCACCTGCGGGATTCCAACGGCGAGACAGTCAGCACGCGATACCTCCGCGAATTGGCCGGCAAGGGGCTTGCACACAACATCGACTACTATGTCGGCAAGATCGTCGATCGGGTTTGCCACGAACGGCACCGCAAGTTTCACGCGGACTTAGGGGGGCTGATCGATGGCGGCGCATCGCGGCCGGAGTTGCTGGAATTCATCGAACGATTTTCGACCAGCCTAACCGGCGGCATCTCACAGTCGCAGATCCGCAACGCCTACGACATCGGACAAAGCGTCCTAGCGAACCTCAGAGACGCCAAGCAGACGGGACGGGAACGCGGTATACGAACTGGCATTGTGCCGCTGGACGAACACACGAATGGGCTGCAGCCGTCCACGTTGACAACGATCGCCGCGAGGACATCGGTTGGCAAGTCGGCACTTGGCCTGCAGATCGCGGACCATGCTTGCCTAGCTGGCTATCACGTCCTGTATTGCTCGATGGAAATGTCGGGGGAAGAACTGATGGGCCGCAACGTTTCCAACGATTGCGGAATCGATTCTTCTCTGATCGCCGGTTGTGCGCTCGATGGCTCGATGGTGACCGACAGCGAGTTGTCAGAGATTGCTGTGAGCATTGAGCGGTACCGAGAAAAGCACTTGCTGATCTGGGACCCGCCGAGTCGGTCTATCACAGTGTCCGACATCCGCCGCCGTGCTAAGGCGATGCACATCGACCGCCCGTTGTCGCTTTGCGTCATCGACTACATCGACTTGGTTAAACCAGCCGACCGACAAACCGGCCGACGCGACATCGAGCTTGGCGACATCGCCAAAGGGCTCAAGAGCCTGGCAACGGAATTGAAGATCCCAGTTGTTGTGCTCGCGCAAATCAACCGCGCCGGAACCAACAGAGATGGCTCGAAAAACGAAGCCAAGCCGGATTTGCAACACATCGCCGACAGCGATCAGGTGGCGAGAGACTCCGACAACGTTTGGATTTTACATCGACCTCGACTCGATGAACCAGCGACAAGCCTGTTGATCCGAAAACAGCGAGGGGCACCAGTGTGCGAAATACCGCTCCACATGGCTTTACCCAAAACGCAGTTCACAGAACCGCCGATCAGCAGCCACACGAATTTCAACAAAGACCTACCCAGCGACCAATTGGATTACGACACGCTGGTTCGACGCGACTAG
- a CDS encoding NAD(+) synthase gives MHPHGYVRITAASPRVHVGAPRKNAAEIEELLQQYGESDIVLFPELSLTGYTAADLFGQQQLIDAAMAALQQIVAASAGRDQLVVVGVPVSVAGSLYNCAAAIDNGQLLGIVPKQFLPNYKEFYEARWFRAADGSEPATITVDNQSIPFGIDLLFRSGDAVVGIEICEDLWTPNPPSGLMAVAGANILLNLSASTETVGKASWRTDLVKSQSGRCIAAYAYAGAGPTESTTDVVFGAHCMIAENGVVLSHSRRVGDGQPAWQGATSATVDVDLQKLGHDRRTIGSFDDARGSLPRDYRQIDFSLTHTPDRELQRDIAPRPFVPSDPNTLADRCSEIFEIQSAGLAQRIRQLPENMPLFIGVSGGLDSTLALVVAAKMCQRYGWPTSRIHGITMPGFGTTDQTRESADRLMQQLGVTRETIDIRQLCLQAFQSLQHQPLGIDAEKMDVETLQQQLIKTPNDAKDLVFENIQARIRTFVLMSRGFVLGTGDLSEQALGWSTYNGDHMSMYNVNTSVPKTLVRFLVRFAGDHHFDESVRTTLHQIADAVISPELMPPTEDGEIRQSTEATIGAYELHDFFLFHFIRNGYSPEKILWLAQQTNFSQPYDDATLAETMQTFFKRFFANQFKRTCVPDGPKVGSVSLSPRGDWRMPSDADPDAWLQ, from the coding sequence ATGCACCCCCACGGATATGTCCGCATCACCGCCGCAAGCCCGCGAGTTCATGTTGGTGCACCTCGTAAAAACGCAGCCGAGATCGAGGAACTGCTGCAACAGTACGGCGAATCGGACATCGTCCTCTTTCCCGAACTCTCCCTGACCGGCTACACCGCCGCCGATCTGTTTGGACAACAACAATTGATCGACGCGGCGATGGCGGCTTTGCAGCAGATCGTCGCGGCATCGGCGGGTCGCGATCAATTAGTTGTCGTCGGCGTGCCGGTCAGCGTCGCGGGCAGCCTGTACAACTGCGCCGCCGCGATCGACAACGGCCAACTGTTGGGAATCGTTCCGAAACAGTTCCTGCCGAACTACAAAGAGTTTTACGAGGCGCGGTGGTTTCGCGCCGCCGACGGCAGCGAACCGGCGACGATTACCGTCGACAACCAATCGATTCCCTTTGGCATCGATCTGCTGTTCCGATCGGGCGATGCAGTCGTGGGAATCGAGATCTGCGAGGATCTCTGGACTCCCAATCCTCCCAGCGGCTTGATGGCTGTCGCCGGTGCTAACATTCTATTAAACCTGTCCGCCAGCACCGAAACGGTTGGCAAAGCCAGCTGGCGAACCGATCTCGTCAAATCGCAATCGGGACGCTGCATCGCCGCCTACGCTTACGCCGGCGCCGGCCCGACCGAATCGACAACCGATGTCGTCTTTGGTGCGCACTGCATGATCGCTGAAAACGGAGTCGTCTTGAGCCACTCGCGCCGCGTGGGCGATGGCCAACCGGCGTGGCAGGGAGCGACATCGGCCACCGTCGACGTTGACCTACAAAAACTGGGGCACGATCGCCGCACGATCGGTTCGTTCGACGACGCCCGTGGCTCGCTACCGCGCGATTATCGCCAGATCGATTTTTCGCTCACCCACACTCCCGATCGCGAACTGCAGCGCGACATCGCGCCGCGGCCGTTTGTCCCTAGCGATCCCAATACACTTGCCGACCGCTGCAGCGAGATTTTTGAGATCCAATCGGCCGGCTTGGCCCAGCGAATTCGTCAGCTGCCCGAAAACATGCCCCTCTTCATCGGCGTCTCCGGCGGCCTCGACAGCACCCTGGCGTTGGTCGTTGCCGCGAAGATGTGCCAGCGATACGGCTGGCCGACCTCGCGCATTCACGGGATCACGATGCCCGGCTTTGGAACCACCGACCAGACTCGCGAGAGTGCCGATCGGTTGATGCAACAACTGGGCGTGACGCGGGAGACGATCGACATTCGCCAGTTGTGCCTGCAAGCGTTTCAATCGCTGCAGCATCAGCCGCTGGGAATCGATGCCGAAAAGATGGACGTCGAAACGCTGCAGCAGCAGCTGATAAAAACGCCCAACGATGCCAAAGACTTGGTGTTCGAAAACATCCAGGCGCGGATTCGGACCTTTGTGCTGATGAGTCGCGGTTTTGTCTTGGGAACCGGCGATCTGTCGGAACAAGCGTTGGGATGGTCGACCTACAACGGCGATCACATGTCGATGTACAACGTCAACACATCGGTCCCAAAAACGCTGGTCCGCTTCCTGGTCCGATTTGCCGGCGACCACCACTTCGACGAATCGGTCCGGACCACGCTGCACCAAATCGCCGACGCGGTGATCTCTCCCGAATTGATGCCCCCCACCGAAGACGGGGAGATCCGTCAGAGCACCGAAGCGACGATCGGAGCGTACGAACTGCACGACTTCTTTTTGTTCCACTTCATCCGCAACGGCTATTCGCCCGAAAAGATCCTCTGGCTGGCCCAGCAGACGAATTTTTCGCAGCCCTACGACGACGCGACGCTCGCCGAAACGATGCAGACCTTTTTCAAGCGGTTCTTTGCGAATCAGTTCAAACGGACATGTGTCCCCGACGGCCCCAAAGTGGGCAGCGTCAGCCTGTCGCCGCGGGGCGATTGGCGGATGCCGAGCGATGCCGATCCCGACGCCTGGCTTCAATAA
- a CDS encoding tyrosine-type recombinase/integrase: MSKRAADGVARHVDELANATAANVSPSADTLRWAAGLDGRIYETLHRWGMVEARVAVDSDSRMCATFFRRWIATNCTTARTANNYEQAVTWFCKHFGDRRTLSSITPAEFGEWFRWMRHADRLAESTANKHAKRIRTLFKAAIASRLLTENPGTGTKIGDEVNRDRDHYVDRESAATIIDKCDIEWAAIFGLSRFAGLRCPSEVTRLKWSDVDWEAGRLRIDSRKTGLRFCPLFPELRPLLDAAWDLAPERAVYVIRNHRDAEANLRSQLNRIIESAGLVPWPKAFVNLRASCRTDLEQRFPGHVCDAWLGHSSKVAAKHYLQVRPSDWADALASGAPNLDKSAVSLSDGGVIGGDIEGDDLAFASGEDTKKPSKTGPVCAGYSRECSNEYPRRDSNP, from the coding sequence ATGAGCAAACGGGCGGCCGATGGTGTCGCGCGGCACGTCGATGAACTGGCCAACGCCACCGCCGCGAATGTTTCACCCTCTGCAGACACGCTTCGATGGGCCGCCGGTCTCGACGGCCGGATCTATGAGACGTTGCACCGGTGGGGAATGGTCGAGGCTCGGGTTGCTGTCGATTCAGATTCCCGCATGTGCGCTACGTTCTTCCGCCGTTGGATCGCCACGAACTGCACCACCGCCCGCACGGCCAACAACTACGAACAAGCGGTGACGTGGTTCTGCAAGCACTTCGGGGACCGGCGGACGCTGTCGTCGATCACCCCAGCGGAGTTTGGCGAGTGGTTCCGATGGATGCGGCACGCCGACCGACTGGCAGAGTCGACGGCAAATAAGCACGCCAAGCGGATCAGGACGCTGTTCAAGGCGGCAATCGCTTCTCGACTCCTTACCGAGAACCCTGGCACGGGGACCAAGATCGGCGACGAAGTAAACCGCGACCGGGACCACTACGTCGACCGCGAAAGCGCCGCCACGATCATCGACAAATGTGACATCGAATGGGCCGCCATCTTTGGCCTATCGCGTTTCGCTGGTTTGCGTTGTCCATCGGAGGTCACCCGGTTGAAGTGGTCGGACGTCGATTGGGAGGCCGGCCGTCTGCGGATCGATTCACGGAAAACCGGCCTGCGGTTCTGTCCGCTCTTCCCCGAGTTGCGGCCGCTACTTGATGCCGCGTGGGATCTGGCACCCGAGAGGGCCGTCTACGTCATCCGCAACCACCGGGACGCCGAAGCCAACTTGCGTTCCCAGCTGAACCGGATCATCGAATCCGCGGGCCTGGTCCCCTGGCCTAAGGCGTTCGTCAACTTGCGAGCATCATGCCGGACGGACCTGGAGCAAAGGTTTCCGGGGCATGTTTGCGATGCCTGGTTGGGGCACTCTTCGAAGGTGGCCGCCAAGCATTACCTGCAAGTCCGACCCTCCGATTGGGCCGACGCGTTAGCAAGCGGCGCGCCAAATCTCGATAAATCGGCGGTGTCATTATCTGACGGCGGTGTCATCGGCGGTGACATAGAGGGCGATGATCTGGCATTTGCCAGCGGAGAAGATACGAAAAAACCCAGCAAAACCGGGCCGGTTTGTGCTGGGTATAGTCGTGAATGCTCTAATGAGTACCCCCGAAGGGATTCGAACCCCTAA
- a CDS encoding RNA polymerase sigma factor has product MNDDSDRSSQELDELIEGVRRGENFALEQVFNQYFPYLVAFARSRMRSRQLGGDVEGVAASAMRSFVSGAGAGRFGELKTQQDLFRLLSVIVLRKSIKYTKRDGRYIHISEAGDDSSSNGFFSIRSVPTGPVAEQALIVQETLDQLLQALGKNILQSIVLMQLEGHANPIIADTLRISIRSVQRHIRLIRQTLKKIELADNDD; this is encoded by the coding sequence ATGAATGACGATTCCGATCGAAGCAGCCAAGAACTCGACGAATTGATCGAAGGGGTACGACGCGGTGAAAACTTTGCCTTGGAACAGGTTTTCAACCAGTATTTCCCTTACCTCGTCGCGTTTGCACGCAGCCGGATGCGGAGCCGCCAACTGGGCGGCGATGTCGAAGGTGTTGCCGCCAGCGCGATGCGGAGCTTCGTCAGTGGAGCCGGAGCAGGGCGGTTTGGAGAGCTGAAGACTCAGCAGGATCTGTTTCGTTTGTTGAGTGTGATCGTGCTTCGCAAATCGATCAAATACACCAAACGCGACGGCCGTTATATCCATATCTCCGAAGCGGGAGACGACTCGTCCAGCAACGGTTTCTTTTCGATCCGATCGGTCCCAACCGGCCCGGTCGCCGAACAAGCCTTGATCGTCCAAGAGACCTTAGACCAATTGCTGCAGGCATTGGGAAAGAACATTTTGCAGAGCATCGTGCTGATGCAGTTAGAGGGACACGCCAACCCTATTATCGCCGACACGTTGAGAATTTCGATTCGCAGCGTGCAACGCCACATTCGTCTGATTCGCCAGACCCTGAAGAAGATCGAACTAGCAGACAACGATGACTGA
- the rpmG gene encoding 50S ribosomal protein L33, with protein MAKSNKKADTIFLVCEESGDYNYSIRRKGGGEKLRLKKYCPRLRKHTWHNEKKK; from the coding sequence ATGGCCAAGAGCAATAAGAAAGCGGACACCATCTTCCTGGTCTGCGAAGAATCGGGCGATTACAACTACTCCATCCGTCGCAAAGGTGGCGGGGAAAAGTTGCGTCTGAAGAAATACTGCCCTCGTTTGCGCAAGCACACTTGGCACAACGAGAAGAAGAAATAA
- a CDS encoding helix-turn-helix transcriptional regulator yields MVTSELLTGAEVRQLVGVSAPIWMELIETQRVPHPVDVGGRLKWRRSDILEWVSSMKAVGIFNAKKLEVPA; encoded by the coding sequence ATGGTAACGAGCGAATTGCTAACAGGCGCCGAGGTCCGCCAGCTGGTCGGAGTGTCTGCGCCAATCTGGATGGAGTTGATCGAGACCCAGCGCGTCCCGCACCCCGTCGACGTGGGCGGCCGGTTGAAGTGGCGACGGTCCGACATCCTCGAATGGGTGTCATCTATGAAGGCTGTGGGAATCTTCAATGCGAAGAAGCTGGAGGTGCCCGCGTGA
- a CDS encoding DUF2461 domain-containing protein, with amino-acid sequence MSSRSIYTDDCLLFLEELRHNNDCAWFAENKERYEASVREPSLRLIEAIGPRLEKLSPFFPAVPKRVGGSLMRIHRDTRFAKDKTPYKTNVGIHFRHEVGKDVHAPGFYVHIEPERCFVGAGCWRPASPALLAIRRKIADEPTRWKRARDAKAFRDNYQLEGESLKTTPRDFAKDHPMIDDLRRKDFIGLSPLVESDVTSPDLVSTIIARFRAARSLMQFLCESACVPF; translated from the coding sequence ATGAGTTCCCGATCGATCTATACCGACGACTGTTTGTTGTTTCTGGAAGAGCTGCGGCACAACAACGATTGCGCGTGGTTTGCGGAGAATAAGGAGCGGTATGAAGCTTCGGTCCGGGAGCCGAGCTTGCGGTTGATCGAAGCGATCGGCCCGCGGCTGGAAAAGCTGTCTCCCTTCTTTCCGGCGGTTCCCAAACGCGTTGGCGGTTCGTTGATGCGGATCCACCGCGACACGCGGTTCGCCAAAGACAAGACGCCCTACAAGACGAACGTCGGGATCCATTTTCGCCATGAAGTGGGCAAAGATGTCCACGCCCCTGGCTTCTACGTTCACATCGAGCCGGAGCGATGTTTTGTCGGTGCGGGATGTTGGCGTCCCGCTTCCCCGGCGCTGCTGGCGATTCGTCGCAAGATCGCCGACGAACCGACGCGTTGGAAACGGGCTCGCGACGCGAAGGCGTTTCGCGACAACTATCAGCTGGAAGGAGAGAGTCTGAAGACGACGCCTCGCGACTTTGCCAAAGACCATCCGATGATCGACGATCTGCGCCGCAAGGACTTCATCGGCTTGAGTCCGTTGGTCGAGAGCGACGTGACGTCGCCCGATCTGGTCTCGACAATCATCGCTCGGTTTCGAGCCGCGCGATCGTTGATGCAGTTCCTGTGCGAAAGCGCATGCGTGCCGTTCTGA
- a CDS encoding DNA-binding protein: MTREIYLRGIDPDQFRAEIVRDVIEAIGPLLADNREPRLVDRQRMADLLGVSVPHLDTLVRDGVIPSKLVGKRRLFDPGPVIAALPTEGGVVQ, encoded by the coding sequence GTGACTCGTGAGATCTATCTACGCGGCATCGATCCCGACCAATTCCGGGCCGAAATCGTCCGCGACGTCATCGAGGCTATCGGCCCTCTGTTGGCCGACAATCGCGAGCCGCGACTAGTCGACCGCCAACGCATGGCGGACCTGTTGGGCGTGTCGGTACCGCATCTCGACACGCTGGTCCGCGATGGCGTGATCCCGAGCAAACTGGTCGGCAAGCGTCGACTGTTCGATCCGGGGCCCGTGATCGCCGCGTTACCCACCGAGGGAGGCGTCGTCCAGTGA
- a CDS encoding helix-turn-helix domain-containing protein has translation MPFNVTQAARQLGVSNETVRVAIRAGRLKARCNGSGKIRQHFIIDEADLEEFKAATLYVPEPAAWR, from the coding sequence ATGCCATTCAACGTAACGCAAGCAGCACGCCAACTGGGTGTTTCTAACGAAACCGTTCGCGTCGCAATTCGCGCAGGTCGATTGAAAGCCCGCTGTAATGGAAGTGGGAAAATCCGTCAGCATTTCATCATCGACGAAGCGGATCTTGAGGAGTTCAAGGCGGCCACCTTGTACGTCCCCGAGCCTGCCGCGTGGCGGTAA